The Borrelia hispanica CRI sequence AGAATATATTTATTCTATTATTCTTCAATCTCTAAACAAAAAGGACAATTCTTACTTTTATGAATCCATTTTACAACATCCAAAATACAAAAGTATCAAACTTGTAAGTAGGCCTACTTCACTAAATAGTCTTGAAAACTTAATTTTTATTAATTCATTTGAAAATTTACGTATACATAATACTGCAAATTTACTATTTTATAAGAATAGCAATAATGAATTACAATCTACTATTGCTAATCTAATTGAATCCTTTTTTATTGATCAAAACTCTAACAAAGATATACATACTCTCAAATCATACATTAACCTCAATCTAAAACAAATGGGTATTCCCTATAAAAAAACTCACAAAATACAAAAACAAATCTTTTCCAATATCTTCGTATCTTAAACATTAACTAAATTCACTTATTTTACTTAACAATAAACCCTAAAAACACTATAATATTATATAAGGAGATTTTCATGGAACATATGATACAGCCAGTAGTAACAAGACAAATGGTGTTAAATGAGCTCGTAAAAGTTGGTATGGATAGAGATATTGCGGACGATTTATCTTATAGATACTATAAAAATGAACTTACTACTAAAGATCTTGAACTTCTAAAAATGGCATTCAAATCAGATATTAGAGATCTTAACAATAAAATTAATACTGTTGAAAATAACTTAAATATTAAAATTGATACTGTTGAAAATAACTTAAAATCAGATATTAGAGATCTTAATAATAAAATTGATACTAAATTTAATGAACTTGATAATAAAATTGATACTGTTGAAAATAACTTAAAATCAGATATTAGAGATCTTGATAATAAAATTGATACTGTTGAAAATAACTTAAAATCAGATATTAGAGATCTTGATAATAAAATTGATACTAAATTTAATGAACTTGATAATAAAATTGAAATTAACAAAACAGAACTTAATAGTAAATTAAAATTAAATAATTGGATGCTTGGAACTATTATTACAATTAACGTAGGAATTCTTTTAAC is a genomic window containing:
- the bdr gene encoding Bdr family repetitive protein — encoded protein: MEHMIQPVVTRQMVLNELVKVGMDRDIADDLSYRYYKNELTTKDLELLKMAFKSDIRDLNNKINTVENNLNIKIDTVENNLKSDIRDLNNKIDTKFNELDNKIDTVENNLKSDIRDLDNKIDTVENNLKSDIRDLDNKIDTKFNELDNKIEINKTELNSKLKLNNWMLGTIITINVGILLTLISIINSIINK